The bacterium genome includes the window GTCGTCGGGCCGGAGGGTTTCGAGCGGGCCTACCCGCGCCTGGACAAGCGCACCCTCGGCCGCGAGCTGGTTGAGCTCTTCGCCGAGCGTTTCTTTGCCGTCGCCAAGCCTCTGCGTCCATGAACCCCACCCTGATCACCGTCCTGCTGCTCATTTGCAGCAACGTCTTCATGACCTTCGCCTGGTACGGGCACTTGAAGACGCTCGCGCACCGCGCCTGGCTGGTGGCCGCGATCGCGAGCTGGGGGATCGCCCTCTTCGAGTACCTGCTGCAGGTGCCGGCCAACCGCATCGGCAGCGGCACGATGTCGGTAGGCGAACTGAAGATCCTGCAGGAGGTGATCACCCTCAGCGTCTTCGTGCCCTTCTCGCTCTTCTATCTGAAGGAGAGGCTGAGCCTGGACTACCTCTGGGCCGGACTCTGTCTGCTGGGCGCGGCCTTCTTCCTGTTCCGCGCCCGCTTCTTGGGCGCCTGAACCAACCACAGCGAGGAGCGTCCATGGCCGAGTTGAAGACCCGCCCCACGGGCGGCGCGCGCGAGGTGAAGGCCTTTGTCGCCGCGATCGCCGACCCCGCGCAGCGGGCGGACGCCGAGGCCCTGCTCAAGCTGATGCGCGAGCTGACCGGCCAGCCGCCCAGACTCTGGGGCGACAGCATGGTCGGCTTCGGGAGCTACCACTACACGTACGCGAGCGGCCGCGATGGCGACTGGTTTCCTGTCGGCTTCTCTCCGCGCAAGGCGAACCTGACGATCTACGTCCTCGCCGGCTTCGACCGCCACGCGGCGCTGCTGGGCAGGCTCGGCAAACACAAGACGGCGAAGTCCTGTCTGTACGTCAAGCGCCTGGCGGATCTCGATCTCGCCATCTTGCGCCGGCTCCTCGCGGGCTCGCTCGCGCAGCTCGGCCAGCAGTAGGACGCGGGACCGGACCCCGGAGCTTGCGCCGGCGACCCGCCGGCGTGCTAGGATGACCACCTCACCGAAGGGGCAGGGGCTCACCGCGTGCCCCGTCACATGGAGGAGGCAAGCATGGTCCCGCTGCCCGCGCTCTGGCTGGTGATCCTCGTTTCGGCAGTGGCCGTCTTCCTGATCAGCTCGCTGATCCACATGGCGCTGCGGTATCACGCCAACGATTACCGCAAGCTGCCCGACGAAGACGGCGTGATGAACGCGCTGCGTCCCTTCGCCGTGCCGCCGGGCGACTACATGTTCCCCCGTGCCGGCAGCATGAAGGAGATGGGCACACCGGAGTACGCCGCCAAGCACAGGGCGGGGCCCGTGGCCCTCATCACCGTGCTGCCGCCCGGCAAGCTGAGCATGACGGGCAGCCTGGTGCTCTGGTTCGTCTATGGCCTGGTGATCAGCGTCTGCGCGGGCTACATCGCGGGCCGCGCGCTGGCGCCGGGCGCGCACTACCTCGCTGTCTTCCGCTTCGCCGGCGCGACGGCCTTCCTCGGCTATGCGGCCGCCCAGTGGCAGAACTCGATCTGGTTCGGGCGCGCCTGGCGCACGACGCTCAAGAACACCTTCGACGGCCTGATCTACGGCCTCGTGACGGGCGGCGTCTTCGGCTGGCTCTGGCCCTAGCAGGGTGCTGAAGAAGGCCCTCTGAGACTCCCCGGTGCCCCTCCCATGGCTGTTTGCCACGTGGGAGCCTTCCGGTTGTTATGGCGACATCCGGTCTTACGCACCCGGCGAGGTGGGCTTGGCTGCCTGCGGCAGGACTCCTGCTACCCGGCCGGGGAGCCGATCAGCCTCGCCATCCG containing:
- a CDS encoding DMT family protein, coding for MNPTLITVLLLICSNVFMTFAWYGHLKTLAHRAWLVAAIASWGIALFEYLLQVPANRIGSGTMSVGELKILQEVITLSVFVPFSLFYLKERLSLDYLWAGLCLLGAAFFLFRARFLGA
- a CDS encoding DUF1801 domain-containing protein, which encodes MAELKTRPTGGAREVKAFVAAIADPAQRADAEALLKLMRELTGQPPRLWGDSMVGFGSYHYTYASGRDGDWFPVGFSPRKANLTIYVLAGFDRHAALLGRLGKHKTAKSCLYVKRLADLDLAILRRLLAGSLAQLGQQ